From the genome of Podospora bellae-mahoneyi strain CBS 112042 chromosome 2, whole genome shotgun sequence:
GGAGGGAAACAGTTACAGAGTTTGAAGACGCTCCGATTCAATCGACGCATGCTCGGCTCACTCGTGCACCCAAACTGCTCGAAACCGGGAACCACCGACTGTATTTCGTACTCCTGCTCCGTATCCCCCAGCGTCATTCGATGCTTGCTTTGGTTGCGCCTGCGCGCATGGCCAGCTGCCCGTGACGGTGGGCCGAAACTGTTAACACCGTAAAgtggaaagaaagaaagaaagggcaagggaagcggggagaggggagctggggaggaggagaaaaggcggagggaggggggtgggttgccCGGGACTTGCTGGTTGGGCGATAGCTCCCCTCCACACATTCCAATGCGGAGGTCCGGGATCTGGCAGTACTGACTTATACCCAGCATGCCCCTGGTCTTTGACTCAGCTTCCCCTTTATCAATCCATTGCTCGCCGGTTTTTGTGCTGCTCTtgttcatcctcatcctcctcatcatcatcatctatCTGTCTTGTTTCCTTCGTCCATTgctctgcctgcctgcctgcttGCCTGCTTGCATTGCCATTGACTACTGCTATCTACTCCAAGCTCCCTCGAagcttcaccatcatcgtcatctaCAAGCCATTGCCATCTCACCAGCTTGAATTTCAGCAACCAAATCACACACAACCATCACAATGTCGTCAAGAATCGCTCCCACCTTTTCCAAATTCACCCGCTCCCTCagcacatcctcccccgtcgCCCGCCCAAGTCATCTCCTCTCCGCCACCAGTGCTGCCACCAAGTCAGTAAGGAAACCGTCCCCTTCCGTCCTGGAGGAAGACGCAgaggtatgttttctttccCATCACATCCCATTATCTACTCAACCAATTCTAACATGGTTCCCAGTCAACCCGCGCTtactcaacctccacctccccgtcccgccccaccctcaccaccctccaaaccagccaacctcaccccttcCGCTTCATGCAAACCTTCCACCACTCGGCCCCCCGCCCCGCCACGGCGCACCACACTGTCGACTCGCTCGTCCTCCCAGACCTCTTCGCCATGGACCCCAACTTTGACCCCTACAGCAACATCCGCGTCCCGCTCCTCCCGGATAACATCTCTGGCCCCCCTTCCGGTCTGTTCGCCCCCGAGGTGTCGGATTTCGTGCCTGAACAAGCCGCAaaggaggtcaagattgTGGCTGCCAACCCCGACAGTGTCGCGCTGCCAGAGGGCGGGTTTGTGGACGGTGTGGAGCTGAGGTTTGTGTATCAAATGCAGCCCGAGCAGAGCGGGCAGCAGGAGtatgatgagatggggagtgggatgaTTAAGGatttgtggagggggttggtggacGATGTTATGGGTTCTAAAAAATCCACTGCTTAAAGGTTGCGGCAAAGTATGAGGTGGTTTgattgttttttgttttgtttggatGATGTGAAGCGTTATATGTTTTTTTAATCTGCTTTTgtatcttttcttttgttatCACGGCATAGCTTTGATATCTCTTCTTGGAGATTTTTTTCATATGGAACAAGCCTGTCAGCGGATTGAcagcgggagagggggggtcGCATGGAAAATAAGACAACGAGGCCGAGATTTGGCCAGGACCGACAACAGTTACAGTCACTTCTGTGTTTTTTCTTGGACTAGAGACCTTGATGGGGATATATACCTGCCAGCGTTGcctggttttggtttggaggGATATGAATGAAGTCACACGTTCCATTCCTTCACTTATTCACTCATTTACGTTGTTTCGGTTACAAAAGTGACTTGCTTATCGTCACCACACCGATGGCGACAGCATCCTTTTGGATGCCGAGCGGTCCGGCCGAATAATAGTTACACAACCCGGAGGTCCGCTGACACCGAGAGAAATATCTAGAACCGGGCTACCACCTGATCGTGGACGGGTATGAGATTTCCAATTTGTGGATTGCATCTCGAATAAACGTGCTTGAACTCAGCCACCAAACGGGAATGTGTTAACATCCCATCAACCAAAACGGTCACCTTGCCCACACGAAAACGGTCGCTTTGATTTTGATAGTTGATTTGATGCTATTTACACACTCCACATCACACCGCCCATCTGCCCACCCACCACGTTACtacctcccactcccaccgcccccaTAAATTAATAAATCCCAGACCCAAGACCGCTACTCCCAGTTCAGTTTCTTCGTTGTCCCAATTAGCTGCATACGTACCTAGTTTCAGCAGCATCTTCCACCCTATTACCACAAAAACCCAGACCAAATCTCGCCCCGATCCCTTTACTCCCCAGCCCTGGCAGCCAAGGACGACTCTACCTCTTCTTAACGCTGGGTCTGGGCTTGCATTCGTCCGGCTGCACCGGGTGCAGCATGACCTTATTAGGGTACCCAGCTGTGTTTCCCTGGTAGCCCTTGGCCCAATCGTAGCTGATAGCGTACGCAAATATGCTGCCGGTCTTGTTGAACGTCGTGGCAGCAATGCTACCACCGACATTGGGGTACCCTTTCAGCCTATGCTTGGCGTCCTTATCCCAGAAGTGGAATGTGCCATCGCTGCCCGCGGTGCTGAAAGTGCCGTGGACGGGATGGAAAGAGATATCGTTGACAGCATACACGTTGGTGACGTTGCCCTGTGGGGGATCACGGTGGCACTTGAACGAGAAGTTGAGGCTGGGCGGCACGTGTTAGCTTCCTGGACCTTCACTTTGCGGCGAGAGTCGAGATCCCAAACTCACCTCGCATCCTTGTCTTCGACGTATTGAATGGCGCAGCGACCTTCAATACTACCGATGGCGAAGCCCATCGAGTCGGTAAAgcagctcaccaccctcgttTGCCACTTAAGCGGACTCGTGATCGTCTTGTAGAACTTTGTTGGATCCTTCAGGTTGATGACGTTGATGTATCTCTCGGCTGTCCCTATCACCAGGAGGTCGTTTCGTACGTCCATGGTGTACACACGTTCCTGGCACGTTACGGTCCCGACTGGTGTCTGTTGCCGGAAGTCCCAGTActtgatggtcttgtccCAGGAGCCTGTCACGGCCATGGGGGTGCCGCTGTTTTCGAAGTAGCGAACGGCGCGAACGGGCTGGTCATGTTGCGCAAACTGCATGGTTTGACTGGTTGCAAGGTCCACCACCTTGCCCTGTTTGTCGGCGCCTCCAGAGATTACTTTTGTGCCATCCTTTGAGTGAAATCAGCAACTGTGAAAATGTGCCAAGCAGaccagaaccagaaccagaaccagaaccagagACTCGCCATACCTTGAAAAAGTCCACCGAGAACACCGGCCCATCGTGGTCGTACGCGactcttccctctccctgaCCATTGCTCATGATCTCGTAGATCCGGACCTTCTTGTCCCAACTGGCTACCGCCAACAGATCTTTGGTATCGGccgggttggggttgaaggcgATGTCGGAGATGCTATCTTCTGGGCCATTGGCGAGCGCGACGTCGTTCTTCAAGTCTCCGAGGGTGTTACTCGTCGACGCAGACGACGTGCCAGATGAGAAAAGGCCTGCCATTTTTGGTTGTGGGCGTGGCTACGccggaaaaaaaaaacaattcGCTGTTTGTGTCGAGACTATCGCGCGGTCGATCAAGGGCTTCGCCGGGTATCAAAGATAGAATAGGAAGGGAAATTGTTCAGGTGGTTGTAAAGTTGTTCGAGAGATGGGAACAAGTCGTAAAAGTTGACAAAGATTCCGTCGTCAGGTTCGCGAAGAACGCAGCTGCAGCACAATCCGATCAGAGAGCAAAGCAACGCGCCGGTGCCTCTCGCCAAGACAAGTACCCGAATGCGTTCACTTGCACCAGCCTCACGAAAGAGCTTGGGCCACCACCAGATGCACTTGCTCTTTGTGGCTCGAATCCCACTGCCCAGCCACAACCCACACACCCCACTGAGAGCACGAAGCCCCACTAAAAAGTTATCTACTTTAAAAACAATTCCACCATTCCCAATCCTCTCTTTTTCGCTTTCCTCCTTTCGCAAGCACCCCCTCGCCCGACAAATCGCTATTCGAAGCTCACAAACGGAAAGATTTCCCTTCGGGGCATCTCTTTCACAATCACCACACAGCTTTGGGAGAAAGTCCCCGGACATTGCCGAGCGTGACTTGTCACGATCGGTGTTGCGGAAACGCGCCGCCACAGAAGCACAGCGGCTGATCTCTATTTTTTGCCCGCCTTGTTCCTTGTCTTTTTCTGTTTTCATCGCCCGGCCTCATCACACCAAAGTCGACTTTGATTTCGCTTTCCCCATGAGCTGGGTTACTTGTCTGTTTTGCGAGGCTGGAGACCACATGGACGAAGATATGAGTCCGCGCTCTGTGCTGTTCGGGATGGGCTCGTCTTGGTTCCTCTGAGGTTGGTGGATCGGGTCGATGGTGGGGCTGCCGTGGTGGCAGACGTCGTGGCTGGGAACGTCATGGCGCGGCTGGAGAATTTTCGTCACGATACCACAGATATGCGATTGCCCATCTCTCTCGAAAGAGGGGATGGAGTTACTCGACGGGGCTTATTCTCGGTGCGAGGGGGTGCTTCAACACAAACCTTGGTTACGTTTTGCCTCTGTCGACCTTGAAGGCTAGCCAGCATGGACGAGCCGAACACTCTGGGCTTCACTGGAGGTcaccttttttttcgttCCCTGTTGGTTGGTCTGCTTGGCTGCTGGCATCTGGGGGCTTTTGAGGTCTGGGGGCTTTGCAGTCTACATGATGAGAACCACTAAAAGTCAAGCTCTGAGGTGCCAAAAGGTCCCGTTGATGACTTAAAATGCGTTATGGTATCTGACTGACTGTCAAAgattttgttctttttgttcttgataTTATTAGATAGAAGTGCGCTGTGCTCTTCATATGCAGTGTCTATGCCTTGTGTGTACGAGCATTGTGAGGCCTGTTGAAGTCTCGCCGTCGCCAATTTTCCCAATACTGTCGTTTCCAATTCCCATGTACGGTTGAAGTCTCAGGAAAGCAAGAACCACATCACTTCTGAAgcttttcctccttcttgcgcTGTTCCTCTTCGAGAAGCTCCCTCTCCTTATGAGCGGCCTCGATGTCGGCCTTCATGCCCTTGGCCCTTTGACGAGCTTCGTAGAGGTCTCTGCTCTTCATGATTCTTTGGACAATGGTACCGGCGTTGACTTCCTCGAATTCGTGGTGGCCAATCTCTCTGTAGATGCCCATCTCCTTGGGAGCCGCGTACACATCCTTTGTGGATGGCATAAATGATGTTGGGCCGTGGTAAACGGCATCGGGGGTGCTCCATGGGAACTTGGCCAAGTACTCCTTGGTAGGCTCGAAGGGGGCGCCGAAGATGACGGCATTGACGTACTAGATGATCATGTCAGTCAGTCGATCTGGAGGAGGAATAAGATGATGAGATGTTACCCTGCATTGCAGAACGCAGAGGCCGCGCTCGTAAATGTTCATGATGGGGTAGTTAACGCCCTTCCACTTGTTAATgacatcgtcgtcgtggACGCCAGCCGCCACAAACACCGGGCCGTAGTCctctcccttgcccttgcgcTCGTTGACGTTCTGCTCCGAGTACCAACCGTCCCCTCtggcgagctcctcctcagcttcaaCCACCATCTTGAGGAACTCGATGTGGCCGCTGGAGAAGAGGTCGAAACCGCCATCGACGTACACGACCCGTTGGCCAATCTTTGGCCCGATACCCCCAAACAACTTGTCGAACCCATTCTCCCCTGACCAGAACCAAACCTCCACACCGGGCTGCTTGGCCGTCTCATCCGCAGCATACAGCCTAatcctctccttcatcgcctcgccttccttcttcctctcctccgctgTTCCCGgaccctcctcgccctcgagcGTCTTTTGCAGCGACTTGATGAAATGCCCCCTCGTGCAAAGCAGCATCCTCCCAACCAAATCGGTAGTGGAGATACTCGGCGTCCGCTTCACAACCTTGAACCGATCGGCCGCCTTGACAAAGCGGTAGCAGTCCTCACCGCTGCCGTCAGAGGTGATGTCGTCGCCGTGGACAACGTACTTGCAGCCGTAGTGGGTGATCCAGTCCAGCTGGGTGACGTAGGGAGCGTAGGGGATGGACTTGGTGACCCAGCGGCAGGCGTCGGTGGCCATGAGGCGCTCCTTGAGGTTCATGACGGTGGGGCCCTTGTTTTCGAGGATGGCCTCGTCCGAGTGGACGCCGACGTAGAGCTCGTCGCCGAGTTGGCGGGCCTGGACTACGGCGCCTGCGTGGCCTATTATTGCATCATTAGAGGTGAATGGTAGAGGATGGTATGGGTGTGGGGGAGACTGACCGTGGTGGAAGAAATCAAAACAGCCATCTACCCAGAGACGGCCCTCGAGGAGCTCAGGGGCTGGCTCGCCAGGGGGGTTGACGGGATCGGTGGCGCTCATGGCTGGTGACACAAAAATGGTATGTTGTTGGGGAGTGTTTGCGTTGCTGGGTGGTGGCCAGGAGTGGTGTTTGTGACTTCAAAAATATAACCGACGGAGTCAAATAGCAGCTACAATGGAACCCAAAAAATCAACTGTAACTAACAAGAGAAGATGTTGTGGAATGAAAAGCACAACATTGGCAATGAGACCCTAAAGATGTGTTTAATTGCCCAGGAAGCCAATTTGGGCATTGAGCgtctgcccctccacccctcctcctcggctggcccctcccccaccttcGGTGCAGCGATCTAATGCAGGGACTCAAACTGCCCGCGCTCATCTCAGATCAGGTTGGCCTCTCCGAGTCCCATCTTCGATCACGGGAGGGACGGGAAACAGGAGGCAACAGAGATATCTATAAGGTATGGAAGGGTCGGGAATCCTGGACATGGACCAACCTTGCATCACCATCCATGTTTCAGAAGGGTCGACCGCTGGACAACCCCAACTGGTTCCCCGGATTTTCAACTGCCCTCAACCCAGGGAAAAGATGCGGCCGCTTGAGCTAGCGGCTGATGTGCTGCGACGATTCAACGTCAATGCCCTGACGGCGGCGAGTTCGCGGCTCTGGATTTGACAGACGACGGTCGAGATGGTGTTCAGGCGGGTGCCCGTTCGTCGTCACCTGCATCAGACGGCATGGGGAACCCCCTGGACACATGCGGCCGCCTTACTCTCCCGGCCATGTGCTTTTTTTGCTACGATAGAGAGAGCTTTGGTAATGGTTTAAGAAGCACGGCTTTCCCTTCTTcgtctcttttcttctgtctCTGTATCGTCCACACCATGGACATCACCACATCTTGACATCCAACCCCTGTCCCACAACGCCTACGAACCCTGTCAGCGGAACATAGGGGACTGCTAAAGCATCCAACAGCTCCTGCCGGATTCAGGGCGCTAAAGTATCCCCAGCAAATGGCGGCGCGTTGTTGCCCTTGTGCCTTGCCCAAAGAGGTCATTTTCGCACACATCCCAGGAAAGAGGAAGCAGTGAGACGGTGAGACATGCAGCGCTCGGGAGCCACACCGACGCAGACGGCCGCGCCCTTTTTTGCGTCCCTGTTTGGCGGCGGTCATCACTCgtccaactccaactccaactccaactccaactcgCACTCGCACTCGCACGACGACCCCTCGTCGCTgtctcccaccaccaggaAATCTCCGGGAAAATCCATCAGGTCGCTCTCCCGTCCCACCAGCTCGGGCGTCGACGCCGCTGGTGACACAGGGGCTAGTCCAGCCCGGCAACACAACGTTCTCCACAAGAGCCGCGATCGCAGGCCCTCATTTGGTCGCaagccctccttctcctttgcctcgtccagctcccCGAAGCGCCGCGCaaactcgtcgtcgtcggccaATGGCGCCGCAAGACCTCCGGCCATCCAGCTCTTCCCCGACACCGACAATCCCGTGCCTCCGCTCCCCGACTACGCCCTCGCCCAGGCCGTGAACAAGTTGTCGAGAGAGACCGACGCCGTGCTGTCATCCCCCACCTCGATCCCTGAGGGCTTCTCCAGGATGCTCAGTCGTACGACACCCGCGAACGGCCAGCTGGCTCCCCCTCCTGTTCTCCAGGGCGGAAGCAGCAGTGGCCAACCGAGCGAGCTGAGCGTGGTGCACCAGCATATTCAAGAGACGGCGAATAAGAGGATATCGACGTTGGACTATCTGCGCAAGGCGTAAGCCCCCGCTCCACTCTCTGCCATCTCCAAACCACATCACTGACACTTGTCGTGTTTTTTTTCCAGCCACGAAGGCCGCATCTACTGgttcaacaccctcctctttgACAAACCCGACCTCCAACGCATGCCTTATTTCGATCCCCGCAAACTCGCCCGCCGAGCCACAAACTACCTGCTGCTTGGAATCTCCCTACCAGCAGTGATAgacctcaacagcagcaacgcTGTTGAATTCCTCAAAtccttcaacaccctcctcacagAATTCGACTCGTTTCAGCAACTCCACTCCGAATCAGGCGCTTCGTCCTCTTCGTTGTCACGAGCGAGAATACCACAGATGTTCCGCCGCGCTGCCGGCCCTGCCAAGACGAGACGATCCTCCAGCGcgaccacggcggcggcagcggcggcgacggcatCGCTGGCCGGCACAGCAGGGGAGTCCTCCCTCGGAGAGCAGCAGCTTGCTCAGCTGGAGAGTCTGGCGCTCACAccatcaatcaccaacacctccaccacttACCCGGGTGTAGGATCAGGAACGGTCAATGTCACGCATCCAGCGTCGATTATGAACTTTGCGGGGTCCGAGATTGATTTACTTCCCGGGGAGGAGTACACCCACCTGCTCACGCCAAGTCTGCCGTTTGACCCGGACTTTTTCGAGACGTTTGCCACTTTGTGTGATGTCTTGATTGATACGTACACGAGATTGCTGGGGCTGCTGCCGAGTCCGAATCATTGTGGGGGGAGCGTGGCCGAGTTGTTTAGCAAGGCGGATGGGAAGGTGAGGAAGTTGTTGGTTCAGGGGGTTgtgagggagtttgaggaggggacgAGAGCCGGGGTGAAGAGTGAGGTTGCGAATGTggggaaggtggtgttgagcggGTTGATGTGAGGGATAGGAATAGGCTGGTTGGAAAATTGGGGAGCATCTATCTACAGCATGggtgggaggaagggtgCATGGCGTTCATGGAAGCAATGTatgtggtttttttttttccttttttcttttttttttcttttttcttttttttttcttttttgaaGGGACTGGAATTTTAGCAGAGATATCCTGTTGGCATTTTACAAAGGTATACCAAGCAATATTAGCGTTGAACTCGATACACGTTGATAAGTTTTGATCTATATACTCCTGTCCGGTACCTGTGGGATATTGCCATTCCATGTGTCATGAAGTCGTTTGATGCTGTCATGTGAGATGGGATATGCCATGTGATGCTGCTTATACAAAGGAAATGACAAAAGGAGGGATGAAAACACACGCTCGCTCGCTGTTCGCAAATGCCACATCACAAAAATCATAACCCCAACACCGACCCCAGcccccttttacccctgaacCACCTCTCCACTTGCCACTTATCACCTCATAATCCCCTTTTatacaacaacaccctccttcTTAACCTGGAAATACCCCCTCTCCCGATTCCgactcctctccctcctccccctcgacaGTTGCAAGCTATTATTCGGGCTCGTCGACCTCTGAATCTCGCTCCCGACCGCCGTGGCAACACTAGCCATGGCGCTCTGTCCCACCATATTCCCACTCCCGGTGGTTGCCGGCTCGGGGAGCTTGAAAGTCCGGAGATCAGCAGTCGACCTCGTCTGGCTCAGCCGTCTTCTGTTGTCGGGCTTTTCGCTACCCGGACTCGGGGTCCGGAGCTGGGcggggaagttgggggaCTTGAGAGTCTGGTGACTGGCGAGGTGGACCGAGATGATCGCGTTGGTGGCGGGCTTCTCGTTGAGGAGGGACTGCTGGAGGCGCTCGGCGGTGCGGCGGGCGCggagggcggcggcttctttttctgaGGAGAGGAGTTGGGagtggaggtgggagaaggaggcggtgttGGGTTTGAACTGAGCGGGGTTGGTTGAgctgatgggaggaggggaagggggttgtgagAGGGGGGACGCATCGACCTCGGTGACGTCCGGGTTCGGGTCAGgcgttgggtggtggttctcGGTTGGTGATTCCGCGGGCACCTCCTCGACAGATACTTTCGCTGCTTTTGGCAACTCCACAACAGTCTtgtcgccatcttcctcctcttcggtgGGTTCCGTCAAGTCGATCACCTCCGtaatcaccacctcctccacacaCCTCGCCCCGGCCTCAGACCCATCATCACTGTCACTCGAGctatccccctcctcctcctcctcctcctcctccaccaccaccacctcttcttccacccccccGTTATCActctcctcgctctcctccactaacttccccaaccccttcccctcccccttctcactcaccccctcactctcctttcccatcatcacctcccccaaactccccaccTCTTTTTCCagtccaccaacaacaggaCTGCTAGGCTCATTCCTAtacctctccgcctcctcctgcgccctcgcctccgcctcggcccTCCActgcgcctcctcctcctccgtcctcaTCCAGTACCGCCCCATGGCCTTTTGATTCTCCTGGTGCCGTCGCAACTTCGTCGCGCTCTTCAGCACCGTCTTGGGAGCCGTCTTTTGCGGCCCCGGGTCATGCGGAGAAACATAGGTGATTGTCGACTTTGACTTTCGTTTCACTGGCAGGAACCTCCGTCCGGGGCCGACCTCCACGCGGTGGACTGTCGCTTTGGCGAAgcggacggtggagggggacaTTGTTCTTGctggggtgaggaggggggatgccGGGGGggagtcgaggaggggggttaacggggtgagagggggggagagggagagaggttTCTCAGAAAGGGGCGGggtttgctgttgttctgAAGAactggagggggaggggagaggggagagaagggCTGCGTTGAGGTTTGGGCTGTGGGGTTGCTCCCCCGGCCCCGGGGGGTCGAGGAAACGGGGGGTGCGGCGGGCGTTGCCCTCTGGGCTGGAGACGCGGAGGATGGATTTGGGAACCatggtggaggttggtggtggaggggatctGATGGACACGTGTTAGTCTTGGAACCTGTCCGCGGCTGAGAGATGGCAACACTCACTTTGACCTCACCACACTTCCCACCAGAGTGGAAGCCTGACTGAGCCGTTTGGCAGCCTCGGGAGCTGTCTTGTTGACCTTCTCCAAAGACCCATTCTTGCTTCCAGACTTTGTCGACTCTTCTGACCGCTTCGGATCCAGATTCGAAAAGTTTGGCTTTGCGTGCCTTGCCTTGGCACTAACTGgatcctccaaccccatgaAGCCAGAAAATGAAAGCTTCCGTGACATTGATGCCGGACgtgccttcttcttggtggtgttgtcccTGTTGCTGTTATCCCAGCCTGTGCCAAAACTATGGCTATGTCTCCGTTGTGGCTTTGAAAGGCCTTGGCTAGGGGTACCTGTGTGTTGTGTGGCAGTCGACGATGTGCtgtttgacgacgacgaagacaacgacgacgagtTTGATATGATCGATTTGGGGCCAATCTTGGTCTGTAACCCAGTCCATGAAAGAACAGCCGAGTGGACTGATGAAAATGAATCCTTCCTCTGAGGCCGGCGCGCACCCTCCAACCTATGCTTTGTCTCTTTGGTATCGTTCGACATGTTGATGGCGATGTAGCTCGGGGATAAGGGGCAATAAACACAGAAAAAGTGGGTTGACGAAACACACCACCATAAAGAATTGTTTGCAAACGGGGTCAAATATAATTGTATTGTCTACGGAAGACAATTGATCCCCTAAACAAAAATAACCAAGCCGGACATGTGCCGATTTGGAGTCGAGGTAGTTCAGGCATGGAGTTGGGCCACAAGGGCACCACATCGCGAGCTGCGCGGGACCCAATCACGACGGCAGGACGCACATCATGCAGTAATCTGCTTCCGTGCTGCCATCTGGCAGCACTAGACGGGACAGGGTCATTTACCCGTGGCTGGGGAAACAGGTAAAAGCTGTCTGAAACCGGTCTTGATGGGGCTTCCTAGCGTACACATCGTATTCCTGTAGACCAGAGATCGAGATTCTGACCACTGGGGACGACATACAGACAGCCCAAGATTTCGCCCCAAGAGGTCATCGCCAACAGCACAGAAAACTCACTGCCACTGTTTTGGTACTCGGCCCCAAGGTGTGTGGACTACCGGGCCTGAGGCATGGCAGATGCCAACCGGCGCTAAACAAGGGAGAAGGTGAGTTGGCAACAGCTGGCGTCGACAGCGTGTCAATGTCGTGCGGGCGGTTGTTCCTGCTGGATGGAGTCTGTCTCAGGATGAACCCAGAGCGCTGACATTGGTAGACTGGAGATGAGATGACGCACGGCGCCGGGTCAGATCCGAGAGGCTAGTGGTTCAGGACGAGGTGAGGAAGCCAATGCTCAAGTACGCAGAAACGCATGGTGTTGTTCAAGTTGGGACTTTTGAACGTCATGGCGATAGATATCAATCTCCGACGGAGACAGCTCGTGATCGTCCAGCTGATATGACATCCGAGTATCCCGGAATTGATGCCAAAAGAGATCCGATCCGATCATGATCGGGTCACACGGACGGAACCGAGAGATATGCCGGCCTACCAAATCAACGGAAGGGCGCCTGGTCAGGGCCAACAGGAGAAGGCTGACGGCAGAAGCGTGGGAGACTGTGAAGGTCAGCACTTTTACCCCGCGGCGTAACAGATCACCCCgcatcacccaccacaagGGAAGTTGGGGCCATGGGACCTTTGCGACAGGGCTTTGATTGGTTGGATAAGGGAATCTTATCGATACCCCAGGTACGGATAGCAACGGCTGTCCTCGGTCCAATTGGTTCTGAAGCTCAGGTTCCGCCAAAAATGTCAAAAAAATTCCATGGCTTCCGTTGCGACACCATCATAACCACCGCTTGCCAACGCGTTGTATCGGTTTTCTCTCCCCTGCCATTGACGCAATCTATGCATCAATTCATCCCAAGGGCGTGACGTCCTTCAAATGGGTCCGATGTAGCAATCCGAGATTCGTGCGGCTTTGCTCTGCGAAGTCGGCCAACCACCCCGAGTCCCACCGCTTTGCGACTCATTCGTTCGTCCCTTTCGGTGCTCCGTggtccacctcctccaatgAGTCAGGAAGCCGTTCCTTACCCAGCGCCGACTTTTGCCCCTGCGCCGCTGCCCGTTGAGCTCCGTTGCTCGGAAGGGACGGGGTGTTTACCCAGATTATCGGTGTGACGTGCGTCTGCAGGCTGTCGTTTAAGGGGTCCAGTGCGCCGGAACCTGGATCTGACCCTGAAAATGTCGAGAGAGAGTCAAAGTATTTATCATGGATGAGACGAAGTCTCACGGCCAGTCCCGGCTGTCGACGGCGAAGGGCTTCGGCACTAAATCCCCGACTTGATAGCCAAGCCGGCGCTCGGAGGCCACGCTCAACTTTTCCTGTTTGCTGTTCCAC
Proteins encoded in this window:
- a CDS encoding hypothetical protein (EggNog:ENOG503NZ38), which produces MQRSGATPTQTAAPFFASLFGGGHHSSNSNSNSNSNSHSHSHDDPSSLSPTTRKSPGKSIRSLSRPTSSGVDAAGDTGASPARQHNVLHKSRDRRPSFGRKPSFSFASSSSPKRRANSSSSANGAARPPAIQLFPDTDNPVPPLPDYALAQAVNKLSRETDAVLSSPTSIPEGFSRMLSRTTPANGQLAPPPVLQGGSSSGQPSELSVVHQHIQETANKRISTLDYLRKAHEGRIYWFNTLLFDKPDLQRMPYFDPRKLARRATNYLLLGISLPAVIDLNSSNAVEFLKSFNTLLTEFDSFQQLHSESGASSSSLSRARIPQMFRRAAGPAKTRRSSSATTAAAAAATASLAGTAGESSLGEQQLAQLESLALTPSITNTSTTYPGVGSGTVNVTHPASIMNFAGSEIDLLPGEEYTHLLTPSLPFDPDFFETFATLCDVLIDTYTRLLGLLPSPNHCGGSVAELFSKADGKVRKLLVQGVVREFEEGTRAGVKSEVANVGKVVLSGLM
- the MUQ1 gene encoding choline phosphate cytidylyltransferase (EggNog:ENOG503NWRB; COG:I), with the protein product MSATDPVNPPGEPAPELLEGRLWVDGCFDFFHHGHAGAVVQARQLGDELYVGVHSDEAILENKGPTVMNLKERLMATDACRWVTKSIPYAPYVTQLDWITHYGCKYVVHGDDITSDGSGEDCYRFVKAADRFKVVKRTPSISTTDLVGRMLLCTRGHFIKSLQKTLEGEEGPGTAEERKKEGEAMKERIRLYAADETAKQPGVEVWFWSGENGFDKLFGGIGPKIGQRVVYVDGGFDLFSSGHIEFLKMVVEAEEELARGDGWYSEQNVNERKGKGEDYGPVFVAAGVHDDDVINKWKGVNYPIMNIYERGLCVLQCRYVNAVIFGAPFEPTKEYLAKFPWSTPDAVYHGPTSFMPSTKDVYAAPKEMGIYREIGHHEFEEVNAGTIVQRIMKSRDLYEARQRAKGMKADIEAAHKERELLEEEQRKKEEKLQK
- a CDS encoding hypothetical protein (EggNog:ENOG503P6B5) yields the protein MSSRIAPTFSKFTRSLSTSSPVARPSHLLSATSAATKSVRKPSPSVLEEDAESTRAYSTSTSPSRPTLTTLQTSQPHPFRFMQTFHHSAPRPATAHHTVDSLVLPDLFAMDPNFDPYSNIRVPLLPDNISGPPSGLFAPEVSDFVPEQAAKEVKIVAANPDSVALPEGGFVDGVELRFVYQMQPEQSGQQEYDEMGSGMIKDLWRGLVDDVMGSKKSTA
- the GLE2 gene encoding RNA export factor gle2 (COG:A; EggNog:ENOG503NU7G), giving the protein MAGLFSSGTSSASTSNTLGDLKNDVALANGPEDSISDIAFNPNPADTKDLLAVASWDKKVRIYEIMSNGQGEGRVAYDHDGPVFSVDFFKDGTKVISGGADKQGKVVDLATSQTMQFAQHDQPVRAVRYFENSGTPMAVTGSWDKTIKYWDFRQQTPVGTVTCQERVYTMDVRNDLLVIGTAERYINVINLKDPTKFYKTITSPLKWQTRVVSCFTDSMGFAIGSIEGRCAIQYVEDKDASLNFSFKCHRDPPQGNVTNVYAVNDISFHPVHGTFSTAGSDGTFHFWDKDAKHRLKGYPNVGGSIAATTFNKTGSIFAYAISYDWAKGYQGNTAGYPNKVMLHPVQPDECKPRPSVKKR